One window from the genome of Hydractinia symbiolongicarpus strain clone_291-10 chromosome 1, HSymV2.1, whole genome shotgun sequence encodes:
- the LOC130634386 gene encoding tripartite motif-containing protein 2-like, protein MQSVMNTSQLNLLALECNICLDAYLNPKYLNCGHTYCQQCLDDILQFQEDGSAELHCPLKCERKTMIGRHETSSCLPTNFGLVEVMDEVSKEKGFAGGIMDASCQQSKICNRPVSLLCITCGGKMCRDCELLHACKKKSLTTVTFNEKTDEIQPVCQSHNTFAKSVCLDCDNAFTCTYCVHREHKNHSKKTIDEFGFETKQWFQSFITSFLDAKVVLENLKRKYNEAVIYLNSQREVYVRELKERKLLLVEQFIQLVNIEEKNLLQKFDDKLKEFQENMNITGYKYENNFKNGVRYTNTFNTKSHFEIIAEKKEIERQLQDLPSMPSTVPFFALNMPPLNDLDMVTNVFGTIKISVDDAITASFTNSNKSVCESKIAETDIQCDQLEMKHNLMSLFDCVYENEKSKNDINAEPKAESIAEARNTPQVENVYTFEELDEMIEHGDIDQLQSILMSDPNIVKMKGGSCGGTLLIQAACYHKPLIVQDLIDAGSDVYAMDDYHWNAFHHSVFYGYQNILQILINVNNTQISNVNCNNETPLHFASAFGFAECVKTLLSSPYMDVNIRNENNKTAYQLAGNKDIKRLLKKHKKGIPL, encoded by the exons ATGCAAAGTGTAATGAATACATCGCAACTTAACTTACTTGCATTGGAATGCAATATTTGCTTAGATGCATATCTTAATCCAAAATATTTGAACTGTGGGCATACGTATTGTCAACAATGTCTCGATGATATTCTCCAGTTTCAAGAAGATGGAAGTGCTGAACTGCATTGTCCATTAAAATGCGAGAGAAAGACAATGATTGGTCGACACGAGACTTCGTCGTGCTTACCAACTAATTTTGGCCTTGTTGAGGTAATGGACGAAGTTAGCAAAGAAAAAGG GTTTGCAGGAGGTATAATGGACGCATCATGTCAACAGAGTAAGATATGCAATCGACCTGTCAGCTTGTTGTGCATTACATGTGGTGGGAAAATGTGCAGAGATTGTGAACTTTTGCATGCCTGCAAGAAAAAATCCTTGACGACCGTAACCTTTAACGAAAAAACAGACGAAATCCAACCAGTGTGTCAATCACATAATACATTTGCGAAATCTGTATGCCTTGACTGTGATAACGCATTTACATGTACGTACTGTGTCCACCGAGAACATAAGAACCATTCCAAGAAGACTATTGATGAATTCGGCTTTGAAACAAAGCAGTGGTTTCAGTCTTTCATAACATCGTTTTTGGATGCAAAAGTCGTGTTGGAgaacttaaaaagaaaatataacgaGGCTGTCATATATTTAAATAGTCAACGAGAAGTATATGTTCGTGAATTAAAGGAAAGAAAATTATTGTTAGTGGAGCAATTTATTCAACTAGTAAATATAGAAGAGAAAAACCTACTACAAAAATTTGAtgataaattgaaagaattCCAAGAAAATATGAACATAACAGGgtacaaatatgaaaataacttCAAAAATGGAGTGAGATACACTAACACTTTTAACACTAAAAGTCACTTCGAAATAATAGCGGAAAAAAAGGAAATTGAACGACAACTTCAAGATTTGCCTTCCATGCCGTCAACTGTTCCCTTTTTTGCATTAAATATGCCTCCATTAAACGATCTGGATATGGTAACTAACGTTTTTGGTACAATAAAGATTTCCGTTGATGATGCAATAACTGCCAGTTTTACAAATAGTAATAAATCTGTTTGCGAAAGTAAAATCGCGGAAACTGACATACAATGCGATCAATTGGAAATGAAACATAATCTGATGAGCTTGTTTGATTGTGTTTATG aaaatgaaaaatcaaaaaatgatattaaCGCTGAGCCAAAAGCAGAAAG CATTGCAGAAGCGAGGAATACACCGCAAGTTGAAAATGTTTACACTTTTGAGG AGCTGGACGAAATGATCGAACATGGCGATATTGACCAGTTACAGTCAATACTAATGAGTGATCCAAATATCGTTAAAATGAAAGGTGGTTCCTGTGGAGGTACACTTTTAATTCAAGCTGCATGTTACCACAAACCTTTAATAGTACAAGATTTGATCGATGCTGGCAGTGATGTTTACGCTATGGATGACTACCATTGGAATGCGTTTCATCACAGTGTTTTTTATGGttatcaaaatattttacagATTCTAATCAATGTTAACAATACACAAATTAGTAACGTTAACTGTAACAATGAAACACCATTGCATTTTGCATCTGCTTTTGGTTTTGCTGAATGTGTTAAAACACTACTGTCTAGTCCATACATGGATGTGAACATACGtaatgaaaataacaaaactgcTTATCAACTCGCTGGTAATAAAGATATTAAACGGTTActgaaaaaacacaaaaagggGATCCCCTTATAA
- the LOC130634360 gene encoding katanin p60 ATPase-containing subunit A-like 2 isoform X2, whose amino-acid sequence MSHELSYQQLKNANEARISEEQRSEQRKRNILLLILHYMQEEGYLDSLNCLEHEAGVSLKKFEVCDNVDLQTVLQEYESYYYVKFNKWPKISKRSKDQHNEKRISSSKKSLSNKERLSVKTKSNSFSLPNITHSHSDSESINQVRRPKSDTRRIKNQEQSNEVLSPASSQLDISGVSGTSITTQKNKAEQSHGKKTIVDYKAILSNTLKTEYMSNIDTSERMLKPLAGYTGLSGEFRDLAAVVTRDIYLENPNVYWDDIIGLDEAKRLVKEAVVYPIRYPQLFTGILSPWKGLLLYGPPGTGKTLLAKAVATECNTTFFNISASTIVSKWRGDSEKLVRVLFELARFHAPSTIFLDELDSLMSQRGASSGGSGEHEGSRRMKTELLVQMDGLSKSEDLVFLLAASNLPWELDHAMLRRLEKRILVDLPTKEARQRMIEHHLPRQITTNKNGLEIRTEIAYEDLAEKTEGYSGSDIRLLCKEAAMRPVRKIFDVLEKHYKDFAYFQRKPRKRIHALNRKHVFKRFGIA is encoded by the exons ATGTCTCATGAGTTGAGTTACCAGCAACTTAAAAATGCAAACGAAGCAAGAATCAGT GAAGAACAAAGAAGTGAACAAAGAAAGAGAAATATTTTGTTGCTGATTTTGCATTATATGCAAGAGGAAGG TTACCTGGACTCATTAAACTGTTTGGAACATGAAGCTGGTGTAAGTTTGAAAAAGTTTGAAGTGTGTGACAATGTTGATTTACAGACAGTGCTACAG GAATACGAATCGTATTATTATGTTAAATTTAACAAGTGGCCCAAGATTTCAAAAAGATCTAAGGACCAACACA atGAAAAGAGGATCTCTTCATCTAAAAAATCTCTCTCCAACAAAGAAAGACTTTCTGTTAAAAC GAAAAGCAATTCATTTAGTCTTCCCAATATAACGCATTCTCATAGTGATTCAGAAAGTATAAATCAAGTTAGACGTCCAAAGAGTGACACAAGAAGAATAAAAAATCAAGAGCAGTCAAAT GAAGTGTTGTCACCAGCTTCAAGTCAATTAGATATTTCTGGTGTATCAGGAACTTCCATTACAACACAGAAAAACAAAGCTGAACAGTCACATGGAAAA AAAACAATTGTTGACTACAAAGCAATATTATCGAACACGTTAAAAACAGAATACATGTCAAATATCGATACATCG GAGCGTATGTTGAAACCTCTAGCAGGATATACTGGTTTGTCAGGAGAATTTCGTGATTTGGCTGCCGTAGTTACAAGG gatATATACCTGGAAAATCCAAACGTGTATTGGGATGATATTATTGGTTTAGATGAAGCAAAGCGATTGGTTAAAGAAGCTGTTGTTTACCCAATAAGA taTCCACAACTATTTACAGGTATCTTATCTCCGTGGAAAGGATTGTTGCTGTATGGCCCTCCag GTACTGGCAAAACACTTCTTGCTAAAGCCGTCGCCACCGAATGCAACACAACCTTCTTTAATATATCTGCTTCAACAATTGTCAGCAAATGGCGTGGTGATTCCGAAAAATTAGTTAGA GTATTATTTGAACTTGCTCGTTTTCATGCGCCCTCCACCATATTCTTGGATGAATTAGATTCGCTCATGAGCCAGAGAGGTGCTTCAAGTGGTGGAAG TGGAGAACACGAAGGAAGTCGTCGTATGAAAACAGAACTGCTTGTACAAATGGACGGATTATCCAAGTCTGAAGATCTCGTATTTTTATTGGCTGCTTCAAATTTACCATG GGAATTAGACCATGCAATGCTAAGGCGATTAGAGAAACGTATTCTAGTTGACCTTCCGACTAAAGAAGCGCGCCAACGGATGATTGAACATCATTTACCAAGACAAATAACTACAAACAAGAATGGGTTGGAAATTCGAACTGAGATAGCTTATGAAGATTTAGCTGAG aaaacTGAAGGTTATTCAGGTTCGGACATTCGTCTTTTATGTAAAGAAGCTGCAATGAGGCCAGTCAGAAAGATATTTGACGTCTTGGAAAAACACTACAAAG ATTTTGCGTATTTCCAACGCAAACCGAGAAAAAGAATTCACGCACTAAATAGAAAACACGTATTTAAACGATTCGGCATCGCATAA
- the LOC130634360 gene encoding katanin p60 ATPase-containing subunit A-like 2 isoform X1, producing MSHELSYQQLKNANEARISEEQRSEQRKRNILLLILHYMQEEGYLDSLNCLEHEAGVSLKKFEVCDNVDLQTVLQEYESYYYVKFNKWPKISKRSKDQHNEKRISSSKKSLSNKERLSVKTKSNSFSLPNITHSHSDSESINQVRRPKSDTRRIKNQEQSNEVLSPASSQLDISGVSGTSITTQKNKAEQSHGKKTIVDYKAILSNTLKTEYMSNIDTSERMLKPLAGYTGLSGEFRDLAAVVTRDIYLENPNVYWDDIIGLDEAKRLVKEAVVYPIRYPQLFTGILSPWKGLLLYGPPGTGKTLLAKAVATECNTTFFNISASTIVSKWRGDSEKLVRVLFELARFHAPSTIFLDELDSLMSQRGASSGGSGEHEGSRRMKTELLVQMDGLSKSEDLVFLLAASNLPWELDHAMLRRLEKRILVDLPTKEARQRMIEHHLPRQITTNKNGLEIRTEIAYEDLAEKTEGYSGSDIRLLCKEAAMRPVRKIFDVLEKHYKDNIKELPTLQVEPVLTSDVEAALVRTKPSARNIQVKYEKWQQEFESV from the exons ATGTCTCATGAGTTGAGTTACCAGCAACTTAAAAATGCAAACGAAGCAAGAATCAGT GAAGAACAAAGAAGTGAACAAAGAAAGAGAAATATTTTGTTGCTGATTTTGCATTATATGCAAGAGGAAGG TTACCTGGACTCATTAAACTGTTTGGAACATGAAGCTGGTGTAAGTTTGAAAAAGTTTGAAGTGTGTGACAATGTTGATTTACAGACAGTGCTACAG GAATACGAATCGTATTATTATGTTAAATTTAACAAGTGGCCCAAGATTTCAAAAAGATCTAAGGACCAACACA atGAAAAGAGGATCTCTTCATCTAAAAAATCTCTCTCCAACAAAGAAAGACTTTCTGTTAAAAC GAAAAGCAATTCATTTAGTCTTCCCAATATAACGCATTCTCATAGTGATTCAGAAAGTATAAATCAAGTTAGACGTCCAAAGAGTGACACAAGAAGAATAAAAAATCAAGAGCAGTCAAAT GAAGTGTTGTCACCAGCTTCAAGTCAATTAGATATTTCTGGTGTATCAGGAACTTCCATTACAACACAGAAAAACAAAGCTGAACAGTCACATGGAAAA AAAACAATTGTTGACTACAAAGCAATATTATCGAACACGTTAAAAACAGAATACATGTCAAATATCGATACATCG GAGCGTATGTTGAAACCTCTAGCAGGATATACTGGTTTGTCAGGAGAATTTCGTGATTTGGCTGCCGTAGTTACAAGG gatATATACCTGGAAAATCCAAACGTGTATTGGGATGATATTATTGGTTTAGATGAAGCAAAGCGATTGGTTAAAGAAGCTGTTGTTTACCCAATAAGA taTCCACAACTATTTACAGGTATCTTATCTCCGTGGAAAGGATTGTTGCTGTATGGCCCTCCag GTACTGGCAAAACACTTCTTGCTAAAGCCGTCGCCACCGAATGCAACACAACCTTCTTTAATATATCTGCTTCAACAATTGTCAGCAAATGGCGTGGTGATTCCGAAAAATTAGTTAGA GTATTATTTGAACTTGCTCGTTTTCATGCGCCCTCCACCATATTCTTGGATGAATTAGATTCGCTCATGAGCCAGAGAGGTGCTTCAAGTGGTGGAAG TGGAGAACACGAAGGAAGTCGTCGTATGAAAACAGAACTGCTTGTACAAATGGACGGATTATCCAAGTCTGAAGATCTCGTATTTTTATTGGCTGCTTCAAATTTACCATG GGAATTAGACCATGCAATGCTAAGGCGATTAGAGAAACGTATTCTAGTTGACCTTCCGACTAAAGAAGCGCGCCAACGGATGATTGAACATCATTTACCAAGACAAATAACTACAAACAAGAATGGGTTGGAAATTCGAACTGAGATAGCTTATGAAGATTTAGCTGAG aaaacTGAAGGTTATTCAGGTTCGGACATTCGTCTTTTATGTAAAGAAGCTGCAATGAGGCCAGTCAGAAAGATATTTGACGTCTTGGAAAAACACTACAAAG ATAACATAAAGGAGCTGCCAACTTTACAAGTTGAACCTGTCCTTACTTCAGACGTTGAAGCAGCGTTGGTTAGGACTAAACCTTCTGCAAGAAACATCCAGGTCAAATATGAAAAATGGCAACAAGAATTCGAATCTGTTTAA